Part of the Kosmotoga arenicorallina S304 genome is shown below.
TACCTGTTAATGACTCAAATTCGGGAATCAAAGGCTCGATCATGGTTGTCCATGGATGACGGTTTGCAAGGATTCTAATAGTTGTTCCATCAAACTGTTTCCAGTTAATAGAGAAAGCTAGTGAAACAAGTAAAATAACTAAAACTAATCCCAGAACTTTCTTCATAAAACCCCTCCTCGTTTTATTGTTTTTATCCCTTCATTAAGAGAATAAAGGGTTTCCTTTTTAACATTGTTCAAATGAATTAGGAGTGCTTTGTAAGCCTCTTTTTTATTATCGGCAAGAATGCTAAGAATAATTTTCAAATGCTCTTCATTGGATTTCATAAATCTCTCATTATGTCTTCTCAGAATTTCTATTTTTTCCCATAATTCATTGAAAAAGCGGATAATATTGTTGTTATAGCTTGCGCAAATAATTACGGAGTGAAACTTTTTATCCAATTCATCAAATAATTTT
Proteins encoded:
- a CDS encoding FCD domain-containing protein yields the protein MNSLKEKMLEVKQTKNRKLFDELDKKFHSVIICASYNNNIIRFFNELWEKIEILRRHNERFMKSNEEHLKIILSILADNKKEAYKALLIHLNNVKKETLYSLNEGIKTIKRGGVL